A window of Novosphingobium terrae contains these coding sequences:
- a CDS encoding CobW family GTP-binding protein, which produces MATLLSGATAQIPVSLLTGFLGSGKTTLLNTLVRDPRMSRALVIINEFGSIGIDHDLIAASKEEVVVEMSSGCLCCTIRGDLVRTLRDAPWRFARDGLCWFDRVVIETTGLADPVPILHTLMTDEQIASLYRLDGVITTVDAATGMATLDRQDEAVRQAAVADRLVLTKSDLVSPADLERMERRVRAINPAAPLIHVVQGAVDPAVLFDAALYDPAARGEDVQAWLNAEAYASGHHHHGHHHGHDHAHEHHHHDINRHDDHIRSVCLTFEEPLDGEGVERWLDTLMMFASQDILRVKAILNLAGEAGPMVLHGVQHVFHPPMRLQAWPSEDRRSRIVFITRDLDEEALRSTLGLLTRTLTRFSIYGPEGSALAGMSPQLQPLPSGDGGGLFDLAR; this is translated from the coding sequence TTGGCCACCTTGCTGTCCGGCGCCACGGCGCAAATTCCTGTCTCCCTGCTCACCGGTTTTCTTGGAAGCGGGAAGACCACCTTGCTTAACACGCTGGTCCGCGATCCAAGGATGAGCCGGGCACTGGTGATCATCAATGAGTTCGGCTCGATCGGCATCGACCATGATCTGATCGCCGCCTCCAAGGAGGAGGTGGTTGTGGAAATGTCCAGCGGCTGCCTGTGCTGCACGATCAGGGGCGATCTGGTCCGCACCCTGCGCGATGCGCCATGGCGTTTTGCCCGCGATGGCCTCTGCTGGTTCGACCGGGTGGTGATCGAGACCACGGGCCTCGCCGATCCGGTGCCGATCCTCCACACGCTGATGACCGATGAGCAGATCGCCTCGCTCTATCGGCTTGACGGGGTGATCACCACGGTGGATGCCGCCACCGGCATGGCCACGCTGGACCGGCAGGATGAGGCCGTGCGACAGGCCGCCGTCGCCGACCGGCTGGTGCTGACCAAAAGCGATCTGGTGAGCCCTGCAGATCTCGAAAGGATGGAGCGAAGGGTGCGGGCCATCAATCCTGCAGCGCCATTGATTCATGTGGTGCAGGGCGCTGTCGATCCGGCGGTTTTGTTCGATGCCGCTCTCTATGATCCGGCGGCGCGGGGCGAGGATGTGCAGGCCTGGCTCAATGCCGAGGCCTATGCCTCTGGCCACCATCACCATGGGCATCACCATGGGCATGATCATGCCCACGAGCATCATCATCACGACATCAACCGGCATGACGACCATATTCGCTCGGTCTGCCTGACCTTCGAGGAGCCGCTCGATGGCGAGGGGGTGGAGCGCTGGCTCGATACGCTGATGATGTTCGCCAGTCAGGATATTCTGCGGGTGAAGGCGATCCTCAATCTGGCGGGGGAAGCGGGCCCCATGGTGCTTCATGGCGTGCAGCATGTCTTCCATCCGCCCATGCGGCTGCAGGCATGGCCGAGTGAGGATCGCCGCTCGCGCATCGTCTTCATCACGCGCGATCTGGATGAGGAGGCGCTGCGCTCCACGCTGGGGCTGCTGACCCGGACTCTGACGCGCTTTTCCATCTATGGCCCGGAAGGATCAGCGCTGGCGGGGATGAGCCCGCAGCTTCAGCCTTTGCCCTCGGGGGATGGTGGCGGGCTGTTCGATCTGGCCCGTTAG
- a CDS encoding ZIP family metal transporter, with the protein MISAWPPLLGALAGCSAFAGGQLVLRMPTKVGLFQALAAGMVMGAALFDLLPEALALHGHVALWPLLITAAVLVTCVLLARLGQRRMTGRQTSLIPAFLVLHSLMDGASIALAFQLTSAAGWMVALAILAHDLADGVNIVSISAGRGRARLWLVLNALAPLIGALLGGSLDLPAPVLCVLLAGMGGIFLFIAAFHLIPDSLERCPAWATSLLAATGLLGMGAITYLIGLAGAS; encoded by the coding sequence ATGATCAGCGCCTGGCCACCGCTGCTTGGGGCTCTGGCGGGATGCTCGGCCTTTGCCGGAGGGCAGCTTGTGCTGCGCATGCCTACGAAAGTGGGGCTGTTTCAGGCGCTTGCCGCCGGGATGGTGATGGGGGCGGCGCTGTTCGATCTGCTGCCTGAGGCACTGGCGCTGCATGGTCACGTCGCGCTCTGGCCCTTGCTGATCACGGCGGCTGTGCTGGTCACCTGCGTGCTGCTGGCCCGCCTTGGGCAGAGGCGGATGACCGGCAGGCAGACCTCGCTCATCCCGGCCTTTCTGGTGCTGCACAGCCTGATGGATGGGGCCAGCATCGCTCTGGCCTTTCAACTGACCAGTGCTGCGGGCTGGATGGTGGCGCTGGCCATTCTGGCGCATGATCTGGCCGACGGCGTGAACATCGTCAGCATCTCGGCGGGGCGGGGGAGGGCACGGCTGTGGCTGGTCCTCAACGCGCTGGCGCCGCTGATCGGGGCCTTGCTTGGCGGTTCGCTCGATCTTCCGGCGCCGGTGCTTTGTGTCCTGCTGGCGGGGATGGGTGGCATCTTCCTGTTTATCGCCGCCTTCCACCTGATCCCGGACAGTCTGGAGCGATGCCCCGCCTGGGCGACCAGCCTGCTGGCCGCCACCGGCTTGCTGGGCATGGGGGCGATCACATATCTGATCGGCCTGGCGGGGGCCTCCTAA
- a CDS encoding CHAP domain-containing protein, with product MLGSYAARAGAVDALRARFGNSLARALTCFASMAMLLSSAVPVQAGVLQCVPFARAMSGINIHGDADSWWGQAAHQFDRGLRPKIGAVLAFRATSVMPHGHVAVVDAILDDRHILLDHANWSQPGLIEQGVLAVDTSAAGDWSEVRVWYGPVHGLGSRESPAYGFIYGSAARPAISAFDRAFASMNAAVQTEGQADGADYAQPDRFAVMDERPVPQNASANPDSTFAR from the coding sequence GTGCTTGGTTCTTATGCGGCGCGGGCGGGCGCCGTCGATGCTTTGCGTGCGCGCTTCGGCAACAGCCTTGCGCGCGCCCTGACATGCTTTGCGTCCATGGCGATGCTTCTGTCGAGCGCGGTGCCGGTTCAGGCCGGGGTGCTGCAATGCGTGCCCTTTGCCCGGGCCATGTCGGGCATCAACATTCATGGCGATGCCGACAGCTGGTGGGGGCAGGCCGCCCATCAGTTCGACCGCGGGTTGCGCCCCAAGATCGGCGCCGTGCTGGCCTTCCGCGCCACCTCGGTGATGCCGCATGGCCATGTCGCGGTGGTCGATGCCATCCTTGATGACCGCCATATCCTGCTCGACCATGCCAACTGGTCGCAGCCCGGGCTGATCGAGCAGGGCGTGCTGGCGGTCGACACCTCGGCGGCAGGCGACTGGAGCGAAGTCCGCGTGTGGTACGGCCCGGTCCATGGGCTGGGCAGCCGCGAAAGCCCTGCCTATGGCTTCATCTATGGCAGCGCCGCCAGGCCCGCCATCTCCGCCTTCGACCGCGCCTTCGCCTCGATGAACGCTGCCGTGCAGACGGAAGGCCAGGCTGACGGCGCCGATTATGCCCAACCCGATCGCTTCGCCGTCATGGATGAACGCCCGGTGCCGCAAAACGCCAGCGCCAACCCCGATAGCACCTTCGCGCGCTGA
- the sbmA gene encoding peptide antibiotic transporter SbmA, whose product MFRCFFPNPRVFFPSCLLFVILCIALWYGGARDLGRVMEQGGADQPGMVGISLFWSWPYLWFYAYFWLCSALLAAVCQLVAPHRWWAWSILGSALVIFSTWLQVQVSVAINDWSGPFYNLVQKALSSSGQVTLGQIYGDLLVFGEIALAAVTMGMLTAFFSSHYVFRWRSAMNEFYAQHWQRLRLIEGAAQRVQEDTMRFATTMEDLGVSLINAVLTLIAFLPVLATLGAHITMLPLIGHVPHALVVAAVAWSLFGTLFLALIGIRLPGLQFANQRVEAAYRKELVYGEDDPSRAQPQTLTMLFADVRRNYVRLYLHYTYFNLGKILYLQVDNIFGYIILAPTIIAGAITLGLLQQILNAFDQVRSSLQYLVNSWTTIVELTSIYKRLRAFETAMP is encoded by the coding sequence ATGTTTCGCTGCTTCTTCCCCAACCCTCGCGTGTTTTTTCCGTCCTGCCTGCTCTTTGTGATCCTGTGCATCGCGCTGTGGTATGGCGGGGCGCGTGATCTGGGCAGGGTGATGGAACAGGGCGGCGCCGATCAGCCCGGCATGGTCGGCATCTCGCTGTTCTGGTCCTGGCCTTATCTCTGGTTCTACGCCTATTTCTGGCTGTGCAGCGCGCTGCTGGCGGCGGTCTGCCAATTGGTGGCGCCGCATCGCTGGTGGGCCTGGTCCATTCTCGGCTCCGCGCTGGTGATCTTTTCCACCTGGCTGCAGGTGCAGGTCAGCGTGGCCATCAACGACTGGTCCGGCCCCTTCTACAATCTGGTGCAAAAGGCGCTGAGCAGCAGCGGTCAGGTCACGCTCGGCCAGATCTATGGCGACCTGCTTGTCTTCGGCGAGATCGCTCTGGCCGCGGTGACGATGGGCATGCTGACAGCCTTCTTCAGCAGCCATTACGTCTTCCGCTGGCGCAGCGCGATGAATGAATTCTACGCGCAGCACTGGCAACGCCTCCGCCTGATCGAGGGCGCCGCGCAGCGCGTGCAGGAAGACACGATGCGCTTTGCCACCACCATGGAGGATCTGGGCGTCAGCCTGATCAATGCGGTGCTGACGCTGATCGCCTTTCTTCCCGTGCTGGCCACGCTGGGCGCGCATATCACCATGCTGCCGCTGATCGGCCATGTGCCGCATGCTCTGGTGGTGGCCGCTGTGGCATGGTCTCTCTTCGGCACGCTGTTTCTGGCGCTGATCGGCATTCGCCTGCCGGGGCTGCAATTCGCCAACCAGCGCGTGGAGGCGGCCTATCGCAAGGAGCTGGTCTATGGCGAGGACGATCCTTCGCGCGCCCAGCCGCAGACGCTGACCATGCTGTTTGCCGATGTGCGCCGCAACTATGTCCGGCTCTATCTGCATTACACCTATTTCAACCTGGGCAAGATCCTCTACCTGCAGGTGGACAACATCTTCGGCTATATCATCCTTGCCCCAACGATCATCGCCGGGGCGATCACGCTGGGCCTGTTGCAACAGATCCTGAACGCTTTCGATCAGGTGCGCAGCTCTCTGCAATATCTGGTCAATTCATGGACGACGATTGTGGAGCTGACCTCGATCTACAAACGTCTGAGGGCCTTTGAAACGGCAATGCCGTGA
- a CDS encoding thiol-disulfide oxidoreductase DCC family protein produces the protein MTASIPLPDDHPVIVFDAQCVLCSSHAQFVLHHDRRGHFLLASMQGKVGAALYQRFGIDPANPDTLIVVERDQALRDSDAIIAIWSALGWPWRALRLLRLIPRALRDPAYRWIARHRYRLFGQRESCWVPDAAQARRVL, from the coding sequence ATGACGGCCTCCATCCCCCTGCCTGACGACCATCCCGTCATCGTCTTCGACGCGCAATGCGTGTTGTGCTCAAGCCATGCGCAATTTGTGCTGCACCATGACCGACGCGGACATTTCCTGCTGGCATCGATGCAGGGCAAGGTCGGCGCGGCGCTTTACCAGCGCTTCGGCATCGATCCGGCCAATCCCGACACGCTGATCGTGGTGGAACGCGATCAGGCCCTGCGGGACAGCGATGCGATCATCGCGATCTGGTCCGCCCTTGGCTGGCCATGGCGGGCGCTGCGCCTGCTGCGCCTGATCCCGCGCGCCCTGCGCGATCCGGCATATCGCTGGATCGCGCGCCATCGCTACCGCCTCTTCGGGCAGCGCGAGAGCTGCTGGGTGCCGGATGCCGCTCAGGCGCGCCGGGTGCTGTAG
- a CDS encoding putative quinol monooxygenase, which produces MRRTALFAAVMLLGAAPLSAAEGPVHTIVNVDVMPSHEAEGAQILKAYAAQARHDPAVRSVMLIRQLAPTNHFILDTSFADEATYRRFVESEAFRAFRSQLYPHLGSPWDERIGRDQ; this is translated from the coding sequence ATGCGTCGCACAGCCCTTTTCGCCGCCGTGATGCTGCTGGGCGCCGCGCCGCTCTCGGCGGCGGAGGGGCCTGTCCATACCATCGTGAATGTCGATGTGATGCCCAGCCATGAGGCGGAGGGCGCGCAGATCCTGAAAGCCTATGCCGCTCAGGCCCGCCACGATCCGGCGGTGCGCTCGGTGATGCTGATCCGGCAACTGGCGCCGACCAATCACTTTATCCTCGATACCAGCTTTGCCGATGAGGCAACCTATCGGCGCTTTGTGGAAAGCGAGGCCTTCCGCGCCTTCCGCAGCCAGCTCTATCCGCATCTGGGCAGCCCCTGGGATGAGCGGATCGGCAGGGATCAATAG
- a CDS encoding alkene reductase, which yields MTSLFSPFSLSGHDLPHRVVMAPLTRARSAQPGDVPHALNATYYAQRASAALIVSEATQISPQGKGYSFTPGIHSAEQVEGWKLVTKAVHQAGGRIFLQLWHVGRMSHPDFHDGALPVAPSAIPFEGAIWKVDPATGQGAMVACPTPRALETAEIAAIVEDYRKAARNAIEAGFDGVELHGANGYLIDQFLRTSSNIRTDAYGGSRQNRLRFLREVVNAVAGEIGAERTAIRLAPFLTARGMACPDILPTILEAADFLEARGIAYLHLVEADWDDAPEFTEDFRQELRDRFRHPIIVAGLYDRAKADWVLAHGYADLVAFGRPFIANPDLPARLQAGAPLAEPDAATLFGGGAQGYTDYPALALGAVA from the coding sequence ATGACCAGCCTGTTCTCGCCCTTTTCCCTGTCCGGCCATGACTTGCCTCACCGTGTGGTGATGGCGCCGCTGACCCGCGCGCGCTCCGCCCAGCCCGGCGATGTGCCCCATGCGCTCAATGCCACCTATTACGCCCAGCGGGCCAGCGCGGCGCTGATCGTCAGCGAGGCGACGCAGATTTCGCCGCAAGGCAAGGGCTATTCCTTTACCCCCGGCATCCACAGCGCCGAGCAGGTGGAGGGCTGGAAGCTGGTGACCAAGGCCGTGCATCAGGCCGGCGGGCGGATCTTCCTGCAGCTCTGGCATGTCGGGCGCATGTCGCATCCCGATTTCCATGATGGGGCGCTGCCGGTGGCCCCCTCCGCCATTCCCTTCGAGGGCGCGATCTGGAAGGTCGATCCCGCGACAGGGCAGGGCGCCATGGTGGCATGCCCCACACCGCGCGCGCTGGAAACCGCCGAAATCGCAGCCATCGTTGAGGATTACCGCAAGGCTGCCCGCAACGCTATTGAGGCCGGTTTCGACGGTGTGGAACTGCATGGCGCCAATGGCTATCTGATCGATCAGTTTTTGCGCACCAGCTCGAACATCCGCACCGATGCCTATGGCGGATCCCGCCAGAACCGGCTGCGTTTCCTGCGCGAGGTGGTCAATGCCGTCGCCGGTGAAATCGGTGCCGAGCGCACCGCCATCCGTCTGGCGCCTTTCCTGACCGCGCGCGGCATGGCCTGCCCCGATATTCTGCCCACCATTCTGGAGGCCGCCGATTTCCTTGAGGCGCGGGGCATCGCCTATCTCCATCTGGTGGAAGCCGATTGGGACGATGCGCCCGAATTCACCGAGGACTTCCGGCAGGAGCTGCGCGACCGTTTCCGCCATCCGATCATCGTGGCGGGCCTCTATGATCGGGCCAAGGCCGATTGGGTGCTGGCCCATGGCTATGCCGATCTGGTGGCTTTCGGGCGGCCTTTCATCGCCAATCCCGATCTGCCCGCGCGCTTGCAGGCAGGCGCTCCGCTGGCCGAGCCCGATGCCGCGACTTTGTTCGGCGGCGGCGCGCAGGGCTATACCGATTATCCGGCTCTGGCCTTGGGGGCCGTGGCGTGA
- a CDS encoding LysR family transcriptional regulator, with protein sequence MRTFVRIATEGSLSAAARAMGLALSVVSKRLATLEARTGTRLIARSTRRLSLTDEGARLFERAQRILAEIAEAEAMLTHGTLEPHGLLRVSAPVALGRAHVSPVCRDLARDHPRLSIDLQLTDRVTGLIDEGLDIAIRIGMPQESGLVVRKLVDNHRIIVAAPTYLASHGTPLTPEDLADHDCLHQGPGAIWPLVGPEGRQVAVDAQSRLRCDNGEVWHDWALDGAGLAMKSWIDVAEDVAAGRLVQVLPAWRSPPAPICALLHARKLVPTRVRIFLEAMATRLRQHGRPLPS encoded by the coding sequence TTGCGTACCTTCGTCCGCATCGCCACCGAGGGCAGCCTGTCTGCCGCCGCCCGCGCGATGGGGCTGGCGCTCAGCGTGGTGAGCAAGCGCCTCGCCACGCTGGAGGCGCGCACCGGCACGCGGCTGATCGCGCGCAGCACACGCCGCCTGTCGCTCACCGACGAAGGCGCCCGCCTCTTCGAACGGGCCCAGCGCATTCTCGCCGAAATCGCCGAGGCCGAGGCGATGCTGACCCATGGCACGCTGGAGCCGCATGGTTTGCTGCGGGTGAGCGCGCCGGTGGCTTTGGGGCGGGCCCATGTCAGCCCGGTGTGCCGCGATCTGGCGCGTGACCATCCGCGCCTGTCCATCGACCTGCAACTGACGGACCGCGTCACCGGGCTGATCGATGAGGGGCTGGATATCGCCATCCGCATCGGCATGCCTCAGGAGTCCGGGCTGGTGGTGCGCAAGCTGGTGGACAATCACCGCATCATCGTTGCCGCGCCCACCTATCTGGCCAGCCACGGCACCCCGCTCACGCCCGAGGATCTGGCCGATCACGATTGCCTGCATCAGGGCCCCGGCGCGATCTGGCCGCTGGTCGGGCCGGAGGGGCGGCAGGTGGCGGTGGATGCGCAATCGCGCCTGCGCTGCGACAATGGCGAGGTCTGGCATGATTGGGCGCTGGATGGCGCCGGTCTGGCGATGAAAAGCTGGATCGATGTGGCAGAGGATGTCGCGGCGGGGCGGCTGGTGCAGGTGCTGCCCGCATGGCGGAGCCCTCCGGCCCCGATCTGCGCGCTGCTGCATGCGCGCAAGCTGGTGCCCACCCGCGTCCGCATCTTTTTGGAGGCCATGGCCACCCGCCTGCGCCAACATGGCCGCCCCTTGCCGTCGTAG
- a CDS encoding DsbA family protein: MKKPSLKACAATVAALLLGGIAAAGVQTAAAARAGDSSNNDARAMLLDALQNDPGVPKVEPAGYDATIVVFSDYQCPYCHQIHPRLEALLREDKKLRIVYRDWPIFGAVSKEAARAAMASRYQGKHAAFNDALLNTKGRLTSEGIRQAAVSAGVDWNRLQADLVKHGAEIDGAIARTGHYAGLIGLSGTPALIVDSYLLPGAVSVETLREAVQHARKNQAARAAEQI, from the coding sequence GTGAAAAAGCCCTCCCTCAAGGCCTGTGCCGCCACGGTTGCCGCCCTTCTGCTTGGCGGCATCGCAGCGGCGGGAGTCCAGACCGCCGCGGCGGCAAGGGCGGGCGACAGCAGCAACAACGATGCCCGCGCCATGCTGCTCGATGCGCTGCAGAACGATCCCGGCGTGCCGAAGGTTGAGCCGGCGGGGTATGACGCCACGATCGTCGTCTTTTCCGACTATCAATGCCCCTATTGCCACCAGATCCATCCCCGGCTGGAAGCCTTGCTGCGCGAGGACAAGAAGCTGCGCATCGTCTACCGCGACTGGCCGATCTTCGGCGCGGTCTCGAAGGAAGCGGCGCGGGCGGCGATGGCCTCGCGCTATCAGGGCAAGCATGCGGCCTTCAACGATGCACTGCTCAACACCAAAGGCCGGCTGACCAGCGAGGGCATCCGCCAGGCCGCCGTGAGCGCGGGTGTCGACTGGAACAGGCTGCAGGCCGATCTGGTGAAACATGGCGCCGAGATCGATGGCGCCATCGCCCGGACCGGCCATTATGCGGGGCTGATCGGCCTGTCCGGCACGCCCGCGCTGATTGTCGATTCCTATCTGCTGCCCGGCGCCGTCAGTGTCGAGACGCTGAGGGAAGCGGTGCAGCATGCCCGGAAGAACCAGGCGGCGCGGGCGGCGGAGCAGATCTGA
- a CDS encoding TonB-dependent receptor domain-containing protein: MREPIQGARRHHLRLLIGAALCSLMPAGIAMAQTAQTPSEQDQTEANTIVVTGSRIPTAEITAQPVTRVTGDEIARRGFTNLGIALLDQPGFGVPGNSPFGSQGYFGAGQTFANLYDLGSQRTLTLVNGNRFVTAASSSLSGAVAGSPVDLSQIAPALVDRIETVSVGGAPIYGSDAIAGTVNVILKKNYQGFSVNASQGVSGQGDAQDSNVSLLAGKNFAEGRGNITVSLYYDRQHGLTNGDRSSLIGGSRAFSGTATAGNSYTHQLYYGGMHYNLFTNTGMPLVADSYPIVGGQTYAGVTNAAGQALTFNSAGQLTPFVNGQLTGNAAYQAGGSGFAISDYDNFLADSERLQGTLLGHYDFTDHIHFSGEFWLGRNYGTNLAKQPYYNTRQFAAAGQPNGNLIISTANPYLSAADRQTIISNLAGYGLPTDHFYLTRANTDLSTGAFRTRSDLLRMVGGLNGDFALGERKFDWDVTVNYGRSTSSTASRELVTQNFNNAVNAVTTSSGQIACASGYTNAAYPTISSTCAPLDIFGYGNASQAAIDYVTANAFTHQLNTQTDVVADVKGELIKLPGGHAKGVAGYEYRRESANFDPGAFYAGALQADGTRVSYGNLAPVSAVAGSFHSNEFFGEFSAPIVAPDNDVPLIAQLDVNAAVRYVKHSLTGGFTSYTGGGSYAPVKGLTFRGNFTRSFRAPSITELFAPVSTVAAVANDPCDKGYITAGSNPATRAANCAAAGLPANFTSSVVAASVKGTAGGNPNLQNEVANSWTVGAVVQPPMLRGLTLSADYVNIDIRNEIASLSLTDLMTACYDSSLSSPYCKTFTRNSAGQVTSFASSNFNIGEEVFRALQGNLAYTLPLERLGLSSSAGVLDLNVNYLHTFRHYYRIGTEDLQQVAGQSKDPANTFTATANYSRKAFNWMVQGIYYGSTKVNPNSPDSAYQYPTINSYVTFNTSIGVDVSKNVNFRFLVNNVFNRGLPFPYSVDVQRYYSAIMGRYFRVSAGFKF, translated from the coding sequence ATGAGAGAACCCATCCAAGGGGCACGTCGCCACCACCTGCGCCTGCTGATCGGTGCGGCTCTGTGCAGCCTGATGCCTGCCGGTATCGCCATGGCGCAGACCGCGCAGACGCCGTCAGAGCAGGATCAGACCGAGGCGAACACCATCGTCGTCACCGGATCGCGCATCCCCACGGCGGAGATTACGGCGCAGCCGGTCACGCGGGTGACGGGTGATGAGATCGCCAGGCGCGGTTTCACCAACCTTGGCATCGCGCTGCTCGACCAGCCCGGCTTTGGTGTGCCGGGCAACAGCCCCTTCGGCAGCCAGGGCTATTTCGGCGCGGGGCAGACCTTTGCCAATCTCTATGATCTGGGATCGCAGCGCACGCTGACGCTGGTCAATGGCAACCGTTTCGTCACTGCGGCCAGCAGTTCGCTTTCGGGCGCCGTGGCCGGGTCGCCGGTGGATCTTTCGCAGATCGCCCCGGCTCTGGTGGACCGGATCGAGACCGTCTCGGTCGGCGGCGCGCCGATTTATGGGTCTGATGCCATTGCGGGCACCGTCAATGTCATTCTGAAGAAGAACTATCAGGGCTTCTCGGTCAACGCCTCGCAGGGCGTTTCCGGGCAGGGTGACGCGCAAGACAGCAATGTCTCGCTGCTGGCGGGCAAGAATTTCGCCGAGGGGCGCGGTAATATCACCGTCAGCCTCTATTATGATCGCCAGCATGGTTTGACCAATGGTGACCGCTCAAGCCTGATCGGCGGCAGCAGGGCTTTCTCGGGCACCGCCACGGCGGGCAACAGCTATACGCATCAGCTCTATTATGGGGGGATGCACTACAATCTCTTCACCAACACCGGTATGCCGCTGGTGGCGGATTCCTATCCGATTGTCGGCGGGCAGACTTATGCAGGCGTCACCAATGCCGCCGGGCAGGCGCTGACCTTCAACAGCGCCGGGCAGTTGACGCCCTTCGTCAATGGGCAATTGACGGGCAATGCCGCCTATCAGGCGGGCGGCAGCGGCTTTGCCATCAGCGATTACGACAATTTCCTGGCCGACAGCGAGCGTCTGCAAGGCACGCTGCTGGGCCACTACGATTTCACCGACCACATCCATTTCAGCGGCGAGTTCTGGCTGGGCCGCAACTATGGCACCAATCTGGCCAAGCAGCCCTATTACAACACGCGGCAGTTCGCCGCTGCGGGCCAGCCCAACGGCAATCTGATCATCAGCACCGCCAACCCCTATCTGAGCGCGGCGGACCGCCAGACCATCATCAGCAATCTGGCCGGCTATGGTCTGCCCACGGATCACTTCTACCTCACGCGCGCCAACACCGATCTTTCGACCGGTGCTTTCCGCACCCGCAGCGATCTGCTGCGCATGGTGGGCGGTCTGAACGGCGATTTCGCGCTGGGTGAGCGCAAGTTCGACTGGGATGTGACGGTCAATTATGGCCGCTCCACCTCCTCGACCGCCTCGCGCGAGCTGGTGACCCAGAATTTCAACAATGCGGTCAATGCGGTGACCACCAGCAGCGGCCAGATCGCCTGCGCGTCGGGCTACACCAATGCGGCCTATCCCACGATCAGCAGCACCTGCGCGCCGCTCGATATCTTCGGCTATGGCAATGCCAGCCAGGCGGCGATCGACTATGTCACCGCCAATGCCTTTACCCATCAGCTCAACACCCAGACGGATGTGGTGGCCGATGTGAAGGGCGAGCTGATCAAGCTGCCCGGCGGCCATGCCAAGGGCGTGGCGGGCTATGAATATCGCCGCGAAAGCGCCAATTTCGATCCGGGTGCCTTCTATGCGGGCGCCTTGCAGGCCGATGGCACGCGCGTGTCCTATGGCAATCTGGCGCCGGTCTCTGCCGTGGCTGGCAGCTTCCACAGCAACGAGTTCTTCGGCGAGTTCAGCGCGCCGATCGTCGCGCCTGACAATGATGTGCCGCTGATCGCGCAGCTCGATGTGAATGCGGCGGTGCGCTATGTGAAGCACAGCCTGACGGGCGGCTTCACCTCCTATACGGGTGGCGGCAGCTATGCGCCGGTCAAGGGGCTGACCTTCCGTGGCAATTTCACGCGCTCCTTCCGCGCGCCCTCGATCACCGAGCTGTTCGCGCCGGTCAGCACGGTGGCAGCGGTGGCCAATGACCCTTGCGACAAGGGCTATATCACCGCGGGCAGCAATCCTGCCACACGCGCGGCCAATTGCGCTGCTGCCGGTCTTCCCGCCAACTTCACCTCTTCGGTGGTGGCGGCCAGCGTGAAGGGCACGGCGGGCGGCAATCCGAACCTGCAGAATGAAGTGGCCAACAGCTGGACAGTGGGCGCGGTGGTGCAACCGCCGATGCTGCGCGGGCTGACCCTGAGCGCGGACTATGTCAACATCGACATCCGCAATGAGATCGCCAGCCTGAGCCTGACCGATCTGATGACGGCCTGCTACGATTCCTCACTTTCCAGCCCCTATTGCAAGACCTTCACCCGCAACAGCGCCGGTCAGGTGACCTCTTTTGCGTCGAGCAATTTCAACATCGGCGAGGAAGTCTTCCGCGCCTTGCAGGGCAATCTGGCCTATACGCTGCCGCTGGAGCGGCTGGGGCTGTCATCCTCGGCGGGCGTGCTGGATCTGAACGTCAATTACCTGCACACCTTCCGCCATTATTACCGCATCGGCACGGAAGATCTGCAGCAGGTGGCGGGCCAGTCTAAGGACCCGGCGAACACCTTCACGGCCACGGCGAATTACTCGCGCAAGGCCTTCAACTGGATGGTGCAGGGCATCTATTACGGATCGACGAAGGTCAATCCCAACTCGCCCGATTCTGCCTATCAGTATCCAACGATCAATTCCTACGTGACCTTCAACACCTCGATCGGGGTGGATGTGTCGAAGAATGTCAATTTCCGCTTTCTGGTGAACAATGTGTTCAATCGCGGTTTGCCCTTCCCCTATTCGGTGGATGTCCAGCGCTACTACAGCGCCATCATGGGCCGCTATTTCCGGGTGAGCGCCGGTTTCAAGTTCTGA